Genomic window (Aurantimicrobium sp. INA4):
CCGTCTTGGTAACCGCGAGACGCCGATTGTGCTGTCAGTTTTGGTCCTTGAAGACCTCGCGATGGCTTTCTATCTGCCAATTTTGTCTGCGGTTGTAGTCGGGGCAAGTTTGGCCCAAGGTGCAATTACTGTGGCAATTGCCGTCGGTTCTGTCTCTGTTGTGTTGTTTCTTGCAGTTCGCCAAGGGAAAAAGCTCTCGCGCATTTTTTCTGCTGAACAACCAGAATCACTTTTGCTAGGTGTACTGGGTCTCACTATGTTGGTGGCCGGACTTGCTGCCACCGTTCAAGTCTCCGCAGCAGTTGGAGCATTCCTGGTGGGAATCGCTCTCTCGGGTCAGGTTGCACACAATGCAGAAAAACTTCTAGCTCCACTGCGTGACCTGTTTGCCGCTATCTTCTTTGTCTTTTTTGGGCTGACCACAAATCCTGCAGACATCCCACAAGTCTTCATTCCAGCTTTAATCCTGGCAATCATCACAATGTCCACCAAGGTTGCTACCGGTTACCTTGCGGCAAAGAGCGCTGGAATTGGCCGCCCAGGTCGCTGGCGTACCGGGGTTGCACTCATGCCGCGTGGAGAATTCACCGTAATCATTGCTGGACTTGCTGTTTCTGCAGGAATACAGCCGTTGATTGCCCCTATGGCAGCTACCTACATGCTCATTACTGTGATCTCTGGTCCAGTGCTTGCCCGCATCACAGATACAGCCTGGTTCAAGCAGCGCATGAAGAATGCCGCTAAGCGCGAGGGTGCGCTTGCTGGTAGCTCGAAGTCAGTCGCTCCATAGATACATGGGTATATATCTGGGTTGTTCCCATACTTGCGTGCCCCAACATCTCCTGAACAATTCTTAAATCTGCCCCACCATCTAACAGATGAGTCGCTGCTGTATGTCGAAGGGCATGGGGGCCGGCAGGTCCTGAACCACCCAGAGGCTCAAGTAATGATGCGACGAGCCCATAGACAGCTCGTGTGCTCAGTCGACCACCCCGTGCCCCAACAAAAAAAGCTGAGGTTGCTGGTTTGCCTTCCAGCAGGACTGTGCGTGCGCGAACAAGATAGTCCGACAAAGCAGTAGCAGCAGGGTTGCCAAACGGAACTACCCGCTCCTTTGAACCTTTTCCCAGAACTCGAACTGTCAGTCGATCTAAATCAACATCACCCAGATTCAATCCGACCAGTTCTGAAACACGAAGACCTGAGGCATACAAAAGTTCAACTATGGCCAGATCACGCAGTGCTGCCGGCTCACCTTCAGCAGCATTGCTGGTGAGGAAATCAAATACGTCTTGCAACTGAGGTTGTGAAATAACGCGAGGAAGAGACTGGTCAGCTTTTGGAGATTTTAAGCGTGAACCTGGATCTGTTTCCAGAAAACCTTGTCGTCTGAGCCACTGGGTGAAACTTCGAGCACTTGCTGTGCGCCTGGCCAGGGTGGTCTTCGACAACCCAGCCTGAGCAGACTCATAGAGCCAATCTCTCAAGAAATCGAGAGTGACATCGGAGACAGCTTCACGATTTTTTCGTTCGGCAAATGAACTGAGGTCTTTCAAGTCTGAGTAATACGCCTTGATGGTGTGCTCCGAATAGCCGCGTTCAGCACTGAGGTACTGCATGAAGCCATCCAGTGCACTGTCGATACGCATAGCTCAAGAATGCCTCATTCAACGTCTTCGTGCTCGTCAGCTGGCGGAGTGTGACCTGGAAGTAGTTCACACATCTCAGCTGCGGTTGTCACGCAGATTGCGTCGTATTCACGTAGCAGGCGATGACACCCAGCAGATGAGGCACTTGTGATTGGTCCAGGAACGACACCTAAAGGCCTGCCGAGCGATGCTGCATGGTTTGCCGTGTTCAACGAGCCAGAACGCCATCCCGCCTCCATTACAACTGTGGCTTGTGTCGAAGCAGCAATAAGCCGGTTTCGCAACAGGAAGCGCCACTTGGTTGGCGAGTACCCACAGGGAGACTCTGCAAGAACCAGACCACTTTCCATGATTCTGCCCAAAAGTGCATCATGTCCGCTGGGATAGAACCGATCAACACCCCCGGCAAGAAAGGCCATCGTGGTTCCTCCCACTGCCAAGGCAGAACGATGCGCCATTCCGTCAATGCCATAGGCGGCGCCAGAAACTATCGCTATGTCCTGTTGCGCAATAGCGGCCACCGTTTCCATCGTGACATGCTCGCCATATCCTGTTGATGCCCGCGCGCCAACAACCCCAAGCGATCGAGTGAATTTACTCACGGCATCACGATTCCCACGTGCCCACAACCCTAGGGGTGCGTGCGCCGCCAAATCATCAAGACCACGTGGCCAATCCTCATCTTCTGGGGTGAGGAGAAACGCCCCTAAATGTGCCGCATGTACAACTGCATTAAGTGCATCCCTCGAGCTCAGTCGGGGTATCCACCGCTGTACACCTTCGGCGATGTCTTCGACGAGGTCCGGGAACTCTTGCTGGATCTCGATTCGAGATTGAACGATTCGAGCAATCTCATGGGCTGTGAGGCGTTGAATGAGGAGTTCAATTGAGTCGTGCGCTCCCACAGCACTAACTAGCAGGCCGGCAACTCTGTCGCCTGCTTCTGCAAGGGTGCCCCACACTGCTCGAGAAAAAGATGTGGCTATTTCACTACTGTTTGAATCCTGCTGTCGAACAGGTTTCATGTACTCGGTAACAGCAGATTCATGTAGTCCGCAGATTGTTGTCATGATGACCTCCGCAAAGAATCAACCATGCAGACAGCATGACAAAGAGAACTACATTGTCACCTGTTGACGAAACTGGTCTGTCTGATGTTGTTGAGAACTATTCGTCGAGTGCGAGTTCTTTAGGGAGCTCAAACTCTTTAGAAGAGAGTTCTTCCACGTTGACATCCTTGAATGTCAGCACTCGAACGCTCTTGACGAAGCGATCTGCACGGTAGACGTCCCACACCCACACGTCAGTCATGGTGAGCTCGAAATAGAAGTCGTGTTCTGCATCAATGCGCTTTACATCAACTTCGTTGGCTAGATAAAAGCGGCGTTCTGTCTCGATGACGTAGGAGAACTGCCCAACAACATCCCGATATTCGCGATAGAGCGCCAGCTCGGCCTCGCGGTCGTAGTCATCGAAGTCTTCTTCATCCATGGTGAATCAATCCTATGATGTTTTACTTCACCCAACTTGCGCGGTGATATGGGGTCAGACCTCTCGTTTTGATAGCTTGCATGTGCAGTGCAGCACCGTAGCCTTTATTGGACGCCCAGCCATACTCAGGATGTTCACGATCCAGAGAAAGCATCAATTCGTCACGAGTCACTTTGGCAACAATTGACGCAGCAGAAACAACAGCACAGTCTTGATCTGCTTTCACCCGCGTGACAACAGAAAGTTTGCTGCTTAACGCGGGGTTGAGCCAATCATGCGATCCATCCAACAAGACGGTGGCCTCTCCCACAGAAACACCACCATGGTGAAGCAACGCCAGTGCACGTTTTGCCGCCAGTCCCAAACACGCGGTGATGCCCATCTCATCGATCTCAAGCGCAGATGCTTCGCCGACGGCAGTGGGTGCCCAGGCCTGAACTTGAGGAAAGAGTGCAGTGCGCTTCTTTTCTGAAACGAGTTTTGAGTCGCGCAATCCAGTGGGAAACTCTGTGACCGAAGGGCTAATGGCACAAACCCCCACCATGACTGGTCCTGCCATTGCGCCACGGCCGACCTCATCGATCCCGATAATCAGCTTGGCGCCAGAGGCAAACATTTCTGTCTCGACCTGGAGAGATGGTTCAGCTGGCATCTGACCTACTGCGCTGCTGGAGCCGGTGGAACATCGGCAAAGACTTCAGGATAGTTCGACAACCACTCCCAGCGGCTCATGGGCCAGCTCAGCACAAAAGCTCGACCAACAACGTGATCCAACCCTACGAAACCTTTGCTGGGGGTTTCCGTGTTGTATCGAGAGTCTTTTGAGTTGTAGCGGTTATCCCCCATAACGAACAATGAATTGGCGGGAACAGTTACATTGAAATCGATAGCCGAAGCACGTGTTTCACCCGGTGGGAGGGTGATGTAAGGCTCAGAGATGGGGACACCATTGACAATGATCTGTCCCTCAGCAGAACAGCACTGCACCGTATCTCCAGGCATACCAATAACGCGTTTGATCAAGTGATCATTACTATCTGGCGAAGCGAGACCGAAAAGTGAGAGCACCCACTCCACGCCTGCCTGAGTTGGGCTGACCTCAACAGGCGGCCTTGCTGGTAGCCAGCCTCCTGGGTCTTTGAATACGACAATGTCACCGTGTTCAACACTGACAACCTGGGGAACAAGCTCGTTAACAATGACTCTGTCGTCAATCATGAGCGTTTGTTCCATCGAAGCCGAGGGAATAAAGAATGACCTGATGAGGAAAGTTTTCACCACAAAGGAAACAACAATGGCGATTCCGAAGATTACCAAGACATCGCGGAGAAAAAACAACACAGAACGCCACGGATGGCGTGTTTGTGTTGTTGTGTCAGTCATGTGGTTACTACTCCCCTGCAGCTCAAGTCTAGGTTGCCGATTCCGTCAAAAGCCTGTGTGGAGTTGGTGAAACTCCGAAATAGGGCAAAAAGATAACCCCCACACTGTGGGGGTTATCTTGATGAAGATCTTAAAAGTCGCGCTTCTCTTTGATTTTCGCCTTCTTACCGCGCAGGTTACGCAGGTAGTACAGCTTTGCACGACGCACGTCACCGCGAGATACGACCTCAATGTGGTCAATAACTGGGGAGTGCACTGGGAACTTACGCTCCACACCAACCTGGAAAGAAACCTTACGAACGGTGAAAGTTTCGCGAACGCCCTCACCGGAACGACCGATAACAACACCCTGGAATACCTGGATACGAGAGCGGTTACCTTCGATGATGTTTACGTGAACCTTTACGGTGTCACCGGCGCGGAACTCTGGAATGTCGCTACGCAGCGATGGTGCGTCTACAGCGTCAAGAATGTGCATGATGTATCTCAATCTGTACAAGCCACAGGTCTCATACGTGAATGATGAAAAGAGAGTGTGCTGTGATGAAAGTTTCAGTGCCCCCTGTGGCAGGGTGAAACAAACGGCACAAGTGACAATTCTGCCAGAAATTTACTCAGGAAGTAAATCGGGCCGCATCCGCTTGGTGCGTTCTAGCTGTTGTTCGTGTCGCCATGCAGCGATTGCCGCATGGTTTCCCGACAGTAATACTTCTGGTACTTCGAGATCTCGCCAGACTGCAGGCTTGGTGTAGCTGGGATATTCCAGCAAACCGTCCTCGTGGCTTTCTTCAACGAGAGAGTCAGGATTGCCCACCATACCTGGGATAAGCCGCCCTATAGCCTCAATCATGGCTAGAGAAGCCACTTCTCCGCCGTTGAGAACATAGTCTCCCAAAGAGATGGGGCGTACTGTCATTCGTGTAGCAAAGTGGTCACTCACACGCTGGTCGATACCTTCATATCGTCCACAGGCAAAGATGAGTTGTTCCTCGTGCGAGAGTTCCTTGGCCACGGCTTGCGTGAAGGGCTCCCCAGCAGGTGAAGGAACAATCAAAATAGGACGCTGCGAGCTTTCTGAATCAGCCAGGATGGCATCGAGGGTGTCCCCCCAAGGCTCTGGCTTCATCACCATGCCAGCGCCACCGCCATATGGAGTGTCATCGACTGTTCGATGTTTATCCGTGGTCACATCACGCAGATCATGCACATGCGTCTGGATGAGGCCTGACTGACGAGCTTTACCTAGGAGCGACACATCCAAGGTTGCAAAGAACTCAGGGAAAATCGTGACGATATCGATGCGCATTAGGCCTCGCTAGAGCCCTCAGTGAGTTCGTCATCCTCATCTTCAGGAAGCTCTTCGAACAAGCCTCCTGGTGGGGTGAGTGTCACGATCCCCTTATCAATATCCACTTCAGGAACAATTGCCTTCACAAATGGAACCATCACTTCACCCTGAGCAGTTTTGACCACGAGGAGGTCTTGCGCGGGAAGGTGGTTAACACGTGCAATCGTGCCTACTTCAACACCATCACGGACAGCCTTCAAACCAGTGAGCTGGTGGTCATACCAGGCCTCTGGTTCTTCAGGAAGAACAGAAGTGTCATGGTCCACCCACAAGATTGCTTTAATCAGCGACTCAGCAGCCGTGCGATCGGGCACATCTTTGAAAAAAGCTACGGGGTGTGAGTTATACCAGCGCAGTTCAACGAGCTCAATACTTTTACCGTGCCAAGGTGACTCTTCAGGAACCTGAAGTGAGAAAACTGCTCCGGGAACAAAGCGCTTCTCAGGTTCGTCAGTGTAGAGCTCAACTTTGATTGCGCCTTTGAGGCCGTGAGCCTTTGTCAGACGCCCGACGCGAAGTTGGGTCTGCCTGGATTCAGCGGTCACGTTAGGCGTCGGTGTCGACGACGTCGACACGAACCTTGCGACCATCAGCTAAGGCGTTCACAACAGTGCGAAGGGCCTTAGCAGTGCGGCCAGAACGGCCGATAACGCGGCCAAGGTCCTCGGGGTTCACATGAACCTCGAGGACCTCACCACGATTGTTTGAACGCACAGCAACCTCAACGTCATCAGGGTGTTCAACGATTCCCTTGACGAGGTGCTTGACTGCTGATGCGAGCATGTTTGTTAGGCCTGTTCCTCGCCAGCTGCTTCTTCAGCAGCCTCAACGATTTCCTCAGCCTCGGCAACAACCTCTGCTGCTGCCTCTTCGACAACAGCCTCAGCTACAGCCTCTTCGACGATTGCTTCTGCAACTGCCTCTACTACTGCTTCCTCAGCGGCGGCCTCTACGACGGCTTCTTCAGCAGCTTCGACAGCTGCCTCTTCCTTCTTAGGTGCCTTTTCAGTCTTAGGAACGAGAACTGGCTTCTTCTTGGTATCGACAACGAATGCAGCCTTAGGCTCTGCAACCTTGATGGTGCTCTTTGCATTCTTGTCGCCCTTGAAGATTCCCCAGTCACCGGAGAGCTTCAGAAGTGCTTCAACCTGCTCGGTTGGCTGTGCGCCAACGGAGAGCCAGTACTGAGCACGCTCTGAGTTAACTTCGATGAAAGAAGGGTTCTCAGTTGGGTGGTACTTACCGATCTCCTCGATAACACGACCGTCACGCTTGGTGCGTGAGTCTGCTACGACGATGCGGTAGTAAGGCGCACGGATTTTTCCGAGGCGCTTCAAACGGATTTTGACAGCCACAATTCTCCTGTGAGTGATGTGTAGTGGATGAACTGACGACCGTGAGCGTGGGGGCACACTCGGTACAAGCTCTAGGGATTCAAGACATATCTGATTAGAGGGTCGGATATGAATCAAACTCGACTTCCTATTCTGGCAGGTTTGTCCAGGTTTTGGCTAATCGAGAAACTTATCTTTCTTGCTTTTTCGCACTGATCACTCCGGTGTCAAAACCGAGTAGGTGCAATCCGCCGTGGAATCGGGCGTGCTCCACCTTGATACAGCGGTCCATCACAACAGTGAGGCCCTTTTCTTCGCCGTAGCGAGCTGCTTCTTCGTTGTAAATTCCCAGCTGAACCCAGATGGTCTTGGCACCTATAGCCACAACATCATCGATGACAGAGGGGATATCACTACCCTTGCGGAATACGTCCACAATGTCAGGAACTTCAGGCAAGGAAGCTAGGTCTGGATAAACCTTTTGGCCAAGAATTTCATCAGCATTGGGATTCACGAAATACACCCGGAAATTGCTTGACGAGAGCAAATACGTGCCAACAAAGTAGCTTGAACGAGCTGGATTAGGAGATGCACCAACAATCGCAACAGATTGAGCATTATTGAGGATGCGTTGGCGCGCTTTAGCATCCGGACCAACCCAGGTGCGCTGGGACTTCAGCAACTTAGCTAGTGGTGAATTGGCAGGCAGTTCACAACTGAGACCGTTCGCGAGCTGCGCATTGATAACTTCAGTCATTACTTCCCCTCCACAGCCTTGGTCAGCGCCTGATCGAGGTCATAAATGATGTCATCGACATCTTCAATACCAACAGACAAACGGACAATACCGGGAAGAACACCGGCATCGAGAAGCTGCTGGTCAGTCAATTGTGCGTGGGTTGTCGAAGCCGGGTGAATTACCAAAGTCTTCGCATCACCGATATTGGCAACATGGCTGGCAAGTTCAACAGATTCGATGAACTTTCTGCCTACTTCACGCCCACCCTTGACTGAGAAACTAAAGACGGATCCAGGCCCTTGAGGCAAATACTTCAGTCCACGCTCATAGTGAGGGTGGCTGGGAAGGCCTGCCCAGTTCACAAACTCGATTCTGGAATCTTGAGCCAACCAGTTAGCAACAATACGAGCATTGTCGATGTGTGCCTGCATTCGATAGGGCAGCGTTTCGACACCCTGCGCAAGTAGGAAGGCAGACTGCGCAGAGAGCACAGGCCCGATATCTCTGAGCTGTTCTGCTCTGAGTCGAGTCAAGAAGGCATATTCGCCAAAGTTGCCACCCCAGGTTAATCCACCATAGGAGGGCACAGGCTCGTCAAAGAGGGGGAATTTGTCGGTGTTCCAATCAAATCGACCTGATTCCACGACAACACCACCCAGTGTTGTGCCGTGTCCGCCGAGGAATTTAGTCGCAGAGTGGATGACCACATCAGCACCCCATTCGATCGGGCGACACAGATAGGGGGTAGCAATGGTGGAGTCGATAATCAAAGGAATCCCGTGAGCGTGAGCGACATCGGCAAGACCTTCAATATCAGCGACTTCACCCGAGGGGTTTGCCACCGTCTCGGCATAGATCAGCTTCGTGTTCTCGGTAATTGCTGCTGCGTAGTCTTCAGGGTTAGCTGACTGCACAAAAGTAGTTTCCACACCGAAACGACGCAGGGTGATATCAAGTTGTGTAATCGATCCGCCATAAAGGTTGGCGGATGAAACGATGTGATCTCCCTGTCCAACTAAGGAAGCAAAGGTGATGTACTGCGCCGAGAGCCCACTGGCAGTCGCGACAGCGCCAAGTCCACCCTCCAGGCTGGCAACGCGTTCTTCAAAGGATGCAACCGTTGGATTGGAGACGCGGGAGTAGATGTTCCCGTATTTTTGCAATGCAAAACGCGCAGCAGCATCAGAGGTGTCATCAAAAACGAATGCGCTGGTCTGATAAATCGGAAGAGCCCTGGCACCAGTAGTTGAGTCGGGGATATTACCTGCGTGGATGGAGCGGGTTTTGAACCCGTATTCGCGATCTGCCATAGCTCCAAGGTTATGGAAGTCACAGAGTTGGCGCACACCAGTGATGTCATACTGCGTCACACGAAAAAGTGACAGCGTTCTACCTCCGGCAGAATGTTGCTATGGAACAAACTCGCTACCAAGTTCGCTTTGACTGGGCCACCACCGGTGCCCATGCCATTGGCACCGATGCAGATGTCATCGTCTGGGTCGATGCCATTACAGAACCTGGAAGCGACGCCGATCTGAACTCTCTCCCCCAAGGGCCCACTGTTGTTTTCACAGATCTCACATCGGCACACGCCGTCGCACAGTGGGTTATTGAACTGCAGGTCAAACTAGCTAAACGCATCTTGATTGCGGTCGTTGCTGCAGGCTCTACTCGTGATGGCCAGCTACGGGTGACGACAGAGGATCTCCTGGCCGCAGGTGCTGTAATCGACCAACTTGCTGCGCTGGGCTTAGATGCAACATCCCCGGAAGCTGCCGCTGCTGAGGCGGCCTATCGCGGCCTTTCCCGAGCTACCTCACACCTTCTCACTGCTGTCACCACAACAGCAACAACCGAACCTCAGCCTGAGCAGTTGAAAGTAAACACTGCCCTCACAGCAGCTGACGTGCGAGTAATCCGCGCGTAAGGTCTAGTTATCCTTGGCCTCGAAGTTCAATGAAATCGAGTTCATGCAGTAGCGGTCACCAGTAGGTGTTCCAAAGCCATCGGGGAAGACGTGACCAAGGTGTGAGCCACACTTGGCACACAACACTTCGGTGCGCTCGATACCCAGAGAGTGATCTGGGCGCAGCTCAACTGCGTCCGGGCGAACGGATTCATAAAATGAAGGCCAGCCACAGCCTGAGTCAAACTTGGTGCCGGCAGTGAAGAGTTCGTTGCCACAGGCTTTGCAGGTGTAAATTCCGGCACGATCTTCATCAAGAAGATCCCCAGACCATGCTCGCTCCGTCGCTGCTTGGCGAAGTACTGCGTATTCTTCAGCCGAAAGTTCTGCTTTCCACTGTTCGTCGTCTTTTTCTACCTCGTATGCCATGAGCCCATTCTAAAGGAGTTGCCTGACGGGCTTTAAGCCCAGCGTCGAACTGCCCATTTCTCAAACAATCCCAACAGGGCATCTGTTGTTTTACCAAAGACAGCAAGCAAGATAATTGCAAGGATCACCCTGTCCGTCCGGCCATTGTTTTGAGAATCCAGGAGTAAGAATCCAAGTCCCGCCGAGGATGCAATCAATTCCGCTGCAACCAGGAATAGCCACGATTGAGCTAAGGCCAGGCGCAAACCAGAAATAACCGAAGGAACTACTGCCGGTAATTGCACAGTTCTGAACAGTTGATAGCCAGATAAACCGAATGCTCGACCGGCTTCCACTAATTGCTTATCTACGTGACGAAGTGCCGCGGCAACAGTTGTGTAGACCGGAAAGAATGCACCAATTGCAATCAGCGTAACTTTGGATTCTTCGCCGATCTTCAACCACAACAGCAGCAACGGGACCCAAGCCAGGGACGGAACAGCGCGAATTGCGCCAAAGGTAGAGCCAAAGAAGTAGTCCCATACTTTGGCGAGACCAACAATGGCCCCGAAGATCAAACCAAGCGTGGCACCAATACTAAAGCCGAGGAGTACGCGTTGGACTGAAATGCCAATGTAGGGCCCAAGCTGCCCACGTTGAATGAGGTCAATAAATGCCTGCCATACCATCACCGGTGAGGGAAGCTGCCCTACGGTGAAGACTCCCAGCATTGTCGTAATTTGCCACAGCAACAAAATTGACAGCGGCAAAATGGAGCTGATGAGGATTCGGCCAGCTCGTGTAGATGTCAGAGGAGCACGACGAACTGATCCCCCACCCTTGTGGGCTTTCTTCCCCCGAGCTTGTGCTCTGAGTGTGGGATCAGTCGTCGTGCTCATACTTCGTATTCCTTAGTGAAACTCTGACTTACTTTGCTTCTGCAGCTTCAGTAGCCTTCACGTCGATTTCCTTGTAGGACTTCTTGATGAATTTGGTGTCATACAGAGTCTTGAGTGCTTCATCGACCTGTGCTTGGGTAGCTACGTCACCATTAGCAACAAAGACCTTGCCAATTCCCTTGAGAAGCTTGGTCTGCTTCTTTCCAGGAATGGGGTTGATATCGATGAGTGTGCGCTCAGTAATGACCTTCTTGGCTACTGGAACGGACAGACCCGATGCTGCAGCAAGAACTGCGTAGGTTGCGTCAGGGTTAGCAATTGCGTACTGACGTGCCTGCTCGTAGACGTTGGTCACGATCTGAGCAACATCAGGCTTGTCCGCTATGAAGGATTCCGTGGCGTTGAGGAAGCCGTAGCTCAGGAAATCAACGTTGCGGTAAATCAGCTGAGCACCTTCGGTTTCCGCACCAGCAAGGATGGGGTCAAGGCCTGCCCATGCGTCAACTGAACCGTTGAACAGTGCGGTCTTACCATCTGCGTGAGCGAGGTTCTCGATAGTGACAGTTGCTGGGTCAACGCCAGCTTCCTCGAGTGCCTGGAGCAGGAAGAAGTAGGGGTCGGTTCCCTTTCGTGCAGCTACCTTCTTGCCTTCCAAATCAGCAACGTCCTTGATCTTGGAGTCTGGTCCAACAGCAAGAGCGGCCCATTCAGGCTGGGTGTAGATTTCGATGGTTTTAATTGGTGAACCGTTCGCACGTGCGAGAAGCGCGGCAGAACCAGCAGTAGATCCAACATCGAGAGCACCGGCAAGTAGCTTTGCGTTAGCGTCAGCTGAGGACAGGGACTGAACCCAGTTGACCTTGATTCCGGTTTCAGCAAGTTCTTCTTCCAACCAGCCGTAGTTTTTGATCAAGAGAGACAGCGGGTTGTAGGTCGCGAAGTCAATGTTGAGGGTTTCACCGGTACGGTCAACAACCGCAGCAGCTTCTTCGGTGACAACAGGCTTAGGCTCACTAGCGCAGCCAGTCAGCACTAAAGCGAGTGTTGCAATGCTGGCTGTGACAGAGGCGAGTAGGGATTTTTTCTTCATGATGTGTTTCGTAGCTTTCGGATATAGGTAATGAACAAAGAAGTTTTAGATGCTGAAGGTGCTCGTCGTGTGACGATCGACACCTAGGCCACCAAGCAGTTGCGCTCGGAGTTCAGCTAGTTCTGCGGAGCCACGGTCGCGAGGTCGGCCACCTGGAACTTTCAGTAGTTCCGTAATGGTCGCACCGGGCTCCTCGGGCATTCGTCCCAGCAAAACAATGCGGTCAGCTAATTGGAGGGCCTCGTCGACATCGTGCGTGACCAACAACACTGTTGTGGGTGCTGCCTCGTGAATGTCGAGAAGCAAATCTTGCATTTTGAGCCTGGTGAGCGCATCGAGTGCACCAAAAGGTTCATCCAATAAGAGAACTCCAGGGTTGCGGGCTAGTGCACGTGCCAGTGACGCTCGCTGAGCCATCCCACCAGAAATTTCTCTGGGGCGTAAATGTGAGGAAGGTGCTAAACCGACGAGTTCAAGAAGTTCAGCAACCCGTTTCTCACCTGCTGCTTTGTCGAGACCATGCGGGAGTCCCAGAGCAACATTTTGTTCAACAGTTCGCCAAGGAAGTAACCGGGGTTCCTGGAAAGCAAAAGCACAACGAGGATCAATGCCCTCGACTGGGGTTCCATCGATGCTCACATTTCCGGTGAATCCAGTGTCGAGCCCGGCTGTGATGCGAAGCAAAGTTGATTTACCGCAGCCACTAGCACCAAGAATGGCAACAAGCTCTCCTGGCTCAACTGTGATGTTGATGTCTCGAAGCACAGTGCGGGTTTCAGCAGAATCCTTGCGACGAGTGTTCGCCGCCTCAAAACTGCGGCCGACTCCCTCAAAGCGCACCTCAAATGCCGTGTTGGTCACGGCATGAGGTGTGGAAGTGGTGGAGGCCATGTGTTTCACAGTAGGGAGAACACAATGATGGCTGCGAATTGAAAAGAAACGTGACGTAACTGAGTTACGTCAGATTACGAAAATCTCTCATTTTCGTCATAAATGAGCGCAAATAACTGAAATCTCCGGGGTCAATGATTTTCCTGAATTGTTACGCAACATTCCTTAACAACGAATTGTGACGTAACAATTCGAGGAAAAGTTGGCGCTGCACATAAGCATTGTTATGTTCTTCACAACATGTTTATCCCTCGCTTGTGTTGTTGTTGTTGTCGCTAGTTCTGAACTGAACTAGCTCATTAGCGTGCCTCTGAGTGCACGGCCCTTTTCCACAACAACGCTCTCG
Coding sequences:
- a CDS encoding ABC transporter ATP-binding protein yields the protein MASTTSTPHAVTNTAFEVRFEGVGRSFEAANTRRKDSAETRTVLRDINITVEPGELVAILGASGCGKSTLLRITAGLDTGFTGNVSIDGTPVEGIDPRCAFAFQEPRLLPWRTVEQNVALGLPHGLDKAAGEKRVAELLELVGLAPSSHLRPREISGGMAQRASLARALARNPGVLLLDEPFGALDALTRLKMQDLLLDIHEAAPTTVLLVTHDVDEALQLADRIVLLGRMPEEPGATITELLKVPGGRPRDRGSAELAELRAQLLGGLGVDRHTTSTFSI